TGATAAAACGGTTAATTTAGTAAGTGTTAATGACCAATCAACGGTTGAAGTCGAAGCACTGACAATTCCTCGCTTTCAGCCGATGGCAATGCTAAAAACCAGTGTTGACGAGCTGGCGACAAGCATTGAACAGCTAGCGCAAGAGTATTGTGAGCAAATCACAACCGATTTACCTCTATGGTTAGATATTGAAATTAGCGCACAAGGCTACTTGGCTGATCTGTCTGGGCGTGTGCAAGAATTAGTGAAAGATCTACCGATAGAAGTGTTGCTCATTCGTCGTAGCAAACAAGAGCGTCAGCAAATACTCGCAGAGCAGCGCACAGTCACGTTAGAAGAACTTTCTGTGAGCGATGTTTTTACCGCTCGCCTAGCACAAGAAGAGTGGCAAACAGATGAGCAAGAGAACCAAAAAGAACGGCTAACAGAACTCTTTAAGCAAGTGCATCAACAAGTGCTAGATGAAACTAATGCCAAGCATGTCGAATCGAATACGGGAGGCAAAGCCTAATGCGTATTTTGTCACTGCGATTTGAGAACTTGAACTCGTTAAAAGGGCATTGGTTTATCGACTTTAGCAAAGAGCCCTTTGCTGGCAATGGGCTATTTGCGATCACTGGGCCAACAGGTGCAGGTAAAACCACTATTTTAGATGCGATTTGTTTAGCGCTTTACCATCAAACCCCAAGGTTAACTATTTCTGATAAAAATAATCAATTGATGACTCGCCACACCGCTTCTTGTTTGGCAGAAGTTGAATTTGAGGTGAAAGGGCAGGGCTATCGTGCATTTTGGAGCCAGCGTCGCGCTAAAAATGCCGCAGACGGCAAATTACAACCTGCTAAGGCTGAACTAGCCACACTATCGGGCGAAATCCTTGCTGAAAAGCTGCAAGCAGTGAGGCAGAAAATTGCCCAGTTAACTGGTTTAGACTTTGGCCGCTTCACCAAATCGATGATGTTGTCGCAGGGGCAGTTTGCAGCCTTTTTAAATGCTTCTGCTAATGACCGAGCTGAGCTACTTGAAGAGCTGACCGGCACTGATATTTATGGCGATATTTCTAAAACGGTTTTCCAAGAAGCAAAAGCAAGTGAACAAGCATTAGCACTACTAAAAGCTAAACTCGATGGCGTTGAGTTACTGAGTGATGAACAAGCGAAGAGCTTACAAGCTGAATTGCAATCGTTAAACACTGTTGAGAAAGAGCAAACAAAGCGTGTTGCTAAGCTACAAAAAGATATTCAAATTCGCCAGCAACGCACGACATTACAAGACAAGCAAAAACAATTAGATGCCAGCCAAGCCGAGCTTGCAGCGCAAAAAAAACAACACGCAGATGAACTAACAGCCTTGGCCGCTGCAAAGCCCGCGATTGCCATTCAAGACAGGTACCATACAAAACAGCAGTTGGTTGAGCAATCACTGCATAGCCAACAGCAACTCACGGCGAGTGAATCGAACCTTGCTCAAACTGAGCAGCAGCTTGCTGAGCAAACAGCATTGCGTGCAAGCGCTCAAGACAAGTTAACTGAGCGACAAAAAAAATTAAAACAGCGTGTCGCAAGGTTAAATGAGCAAATTTTGCCAACGTTGCAAAACCAGCAGCATATGGTTGAGCAACAAAGTGACAAGCAAAGTGCTATAAAAGAAAAAAAATCCAGCTTAGCTAAAGTTGAAGTTTTAATAACAGATAAAAAAGCCGAATTTGACGTATTAACGGCTGAGCACAACAACATTCAGGCTTACTTAACCGAGCACCTGTATGTTAAGCAACTACCGAGTTATCTTGGCCGTTGGCAAAGCGACTTCAATCGTTTGCAAACGATTGAAGTAGAAAAGCAAAATACCGAGCAAACCATACAAGAGCTCAGTGCTCAGCAAGCTGAGGCTGAAAAAGCAGATCAGCAACTTAGCCAAACACTGGAAAACTTGGCCAAAGAGAAAGCGGCATTTCAAGTATCGCTACAAGCGCTAAGCCAGCAAAGAGCAGAAACCTTAGCGGGTATTAGTTTACCCGTTTTAGCTGAGCAGCCAGCTTTACCCCTGACGGAGGCAAGTTTACAGGGATTTATTCAACAATTGCAGCAGCACCAGCAAGGGCTTAATCAACTTAAATTAATCGCGCAACAATTCGCCAATTCCAATCAGAGCCTGCACGACAAACAGCAAACAAATGCTGAACTTAATCAAACCATTAGCCAGCAAGAGTCTTCATTAACTGCTAAACGTGAAGAGTTCAAGGCGGCTAAGCACACCTTAGATTTGTTAGAAAAAGTAGTTGCTCAACAGCAAACGATTAAGCAGTTATCGGATCACCGTGCTGAGCTTCAACCAGGGCAAGCTTGCCCATTGTGCGGTGCTACTGAGCACCCGGCAATTGCAGAGTACCAAGCGTTAACCAGCTCGGCAGAGGAACAACAGCTATCAGGTCAAAAAAACCTAGTTGAACAACTAAAACAGCAAGGCATTGAACTTAAAGAGCAACTTCATCACCAGCAACGTACGTTAAGCCAAGAGCAAAGCCAAATAACGGCTTTACAGCAAGAATGTCATCAACTCACCGAGCAATGGCTGCATATTGTTCAACAGCTTGATGCCAATATTCCAAGTGCCGTTAACCAAGCGCATAATGCCGTAAATAGTTCGCCTAACGGCTCTGCTAGTAACTCAGTTAATGAGTCAGCCAGTGTATGTTCGGTTGCACAAATTGATGGTGAGCTTGAAAGTGTTCAACAACAACTGTCGCAAACCATGAATTGCCAATCAGCGTTAGTCTCTTTGACAGAGCAAGAGAATAACTTGCAGAAGCAGCTAGTCGATATTGACCAAAGTATTGCTCAGTTAAATCAAAGTGAGGCGGTTAACCGTCAGCAAGCCAGTCATCGAGTGGCTGAGCAGCAAAAGCTTAGCGAGCAGTTATCAGCGGTTGGCGCAGAGGCTGGCCAATTGTGGCAAGGCATCTCGGAACAAGTTTCACAGCTTGAATTGCCAATGCCGCGTGCAAGCGAGTTTAGCCAGTGGTTACTGCAACTAGAGCAGCAAATACAGGATTATCAAACGCAACTCACCGCTGCTGAGCAAGTTCAACTCAGTATTCAAGCGTTAGAAAAATCCTTAATTGGCTACCAGCAACAACAACTTGCTGAGCAGCAACAAGTCACAGTACTTATCGAAGAAGGCAAAGGGATTGATAGTCAGTTGCAAGCATTAGCACAACAACTGCAACACTTGCTTGGCGAATCAACCCTTGAACAAGAGCAACAGCATATTGCGACGGAAGAGTCAGCCATCGCGGATGAACAGCAGCAGATTGAAAAAGCCTACAACGAGGCGGCCAATGCTCATCAACACGCACAAGGGCAGCACACATCATTAGCGAAGCAAGCGCAAAGCTTGAGCGAGCAAGTTAATCTTGCTACTGCGAAATGGCAGGAAGTGCTATTGGCGAGCGAATTTAGTGATGAAACGGCTTTTATCAATGCCAATATGCCAGCAGAGGAATTTACCCGCTTAACGGCGTTGGCAGATGAACTAAACGTTAAAGAGCAGCAACAGAGTGCACTTGCACAGGAATATCAATCGCAATTGGCTAGCCTGCCTGTTGAAGCTGATAGCAATATTTCATTGTCAGAGATGACAGAAAAGCTAGTGAAAGATGAAACTGAACTCAAGGCATTGCAAACGAAGTTGGCGCAGCTTGATTTTGAACTACAGCAAGATAAAAAGCGCCGTGATGAGCAGCAAAGCTTAATGGCAGATATTGCGCAGCAGCAGATTGCACTTAACGATATAAGTCACCTAAACGGTCTGATTGGCTCGGCAGACGGCGCTAAATTTAGGCGCTTTGCTCAAAGCTTAACCCTTGAGTACTTGGTTCATTTGGCGAATAAGCAATTGATGCGTTTACATGGCCGATACCAGCTAACGCGACAAACAAATGAGTCGCTTGCACTCGAGGTGGTTGACACTTGGCAAGCAGACTTAACCCGCGATACGAAAACTCTTTCAGGTGGCGAGAGTTTCTTGGTGTCACTTGCACTGGCGCTGGCGTTGTCTGATTTAGTGAGCGCAAAAACGCAAATCGATTCGCTGTTTTTAGATGAAGGCTTCGGCACACTTGATAATGATACGCTGGAAGTGGCTTTAGACGCGCTCGATAATCTAAACGCGGCCGGCAAAATGATTGGTGTCATCAGTCATATTGATACGTTAAAAGAACGTATCGCCACACAAATCAAAGTGGAAAAAATAAGCGGTTTAGGGGTCAGTAAACTGGCATCTCAGTTTGTTTATTCGCCTAACCAATAACAGAACAACGCGAACACCAAAATTGAACCTTTCGCCGTCAATAACCGTGATAACGTCAGGTTATTGGTGGCGGTGGTTAATTCCGCCTAACATGTTAACCACAGGTTTGGCGAAGAACATCACTAAAGGTGCTCACTCGAACTTAGCACATCAATGGAATTTTTAATGGAAACTTGGATAGCCTTTACTTTGTTAGCGGCTTTTATGCAGGCGATACGAACCGCTGGTCAAAAGCAACTGTCAGCTCAGTTATCATCACTTGCTACTGCCGGCGTTCGCTATATATTCGCTTTACCATTTGCATGGCTATATTTGTGGTGGGCGCTCAATCATTATCAAGTAGCCTTGCCAGCGCTTAATCCAACGTTTTTGCAGTATGCCATTATCGCCAGTTTTGCTCAGCTAATCGGCACAGCTTGCCTTGTTATTGCATTTCAGTATCGGAATTTTGCCGTCGCTACTAGCCTTGCTAAAACCGAGGCTATTCAAGTGGCAGTGATTGGCGCTTTGTTATTCGCTGCACCTTTGTCAGGCTATGGTTGGTTATCGGTAATTCTGGGTGTTGTTGGGGTCATTTTACTGTCGAAAGTAAAATTTAATCTTAAAGATATATTGACTAATCCGGGGGCTGGCTATGGCTTGGCCTCCGGCCTTGGGCTGGCGATTACCACATTACTGATCCGCGAATCGAACTTAGCGCTTGGCAGTCACCCTATGGTCAATGCTGCGGTAACGCTGGTGTTCTTAATTAGCGCTCAGTCATTGTTAGCTGGCTTGTATTTGTTAATGCGTGATGCCAGTCAGTTTAGAAAGATGGTGATTAATTGGCGCCTTGCCTTGTTTGTTGGCATTACTAGCTTACTTGGTTCAATTGGTTGGTTTACTGCCGTTAGTTATCAAACCGCGGCCTACGTAAAAGCACTAGGGCAGGTGGAATTTTTTATCACGCTGGTGCTGACTTATCGACTTTTTAAAGAAAAAACCACACCCGCAGAGATATTAGGCATGTTGTTGATTGTTGTTAGTGTTGTTGTACTTTTGCTTTTAGCATAGGTGGCTGTGGAGAAGTAAAGATAGCACTGCTGTCGCTCGCTATTATCTGCTAAACTCCCCGCGCAATTTTCAAAACTAGCAATAAACATCATGCAAATTACCAAAGATAAAGTAGTGCAATTTCACTACACCATGAAAGACGAATCTGGCGAAACGGTAGAAAGCTCTACTGGCGGCGATCCAATGGCCTACTTACACGGCCACAATAATATGATTGTCGGTGTTGAAAACGCATTGGCCGACAAAAGTGCAGGCGATAGCTTTACAGTGACTGTTGAACCGCAAGATGCCTACGGTGAACGCCAAGAAGACGCCGTACAACGTATTCCTACCAAGCACTTGCAAGGCGCTAAAGTATGGAAGCCAGGCATGGTAGCGGTTGTTCACACTGAACAAGGGCAACGCCAAGTTACCGTATTAAAGGTTGGTCGTTTTATGGTGACATGTGATTTAAATCCACCTTTAGCCGGCAAAACGTTAACGTTCGATTTAGAAGTGGTAGACGTACGTGAAGCCACTGAAGAAGAAATTGAGCATGGCCATGCTCACGGTGTGGGCGGACATCAGCACTAAGGCTCGCTTTTAGGGTCTGTAAATGCCTCTTAAAGCCTGTTTAAGTTAAGCCTAGGCAAATCTGTACTAGGCTTAACTTTATTTCTATTGTTTTCATTTCTTTCCATTCATTCGACAGTATTAAAACCATATTTGGCATTAGGCATCTGATTTTAATTGCCTTATCTAAACGTTGTTTTTAAAAATTAAATCAATTGTAAGCTTTCGTATAGCACTAGGCTGGTTATCACAACCTGCACAAGCGACTATCTATAATTCAAGCCATTTCAATATCACGCCGAAGCTTATAATTACGCTCTCTTCCTTTCGATAAACGTTCTCACTGCGAACGGTAAAAATAGCCATGAAAAGTGCATCAGTCATTCACAGCTGAAGTGCTTTAGCGTAATGATTTTTTATCCGCTATTGCTGCCGAGTCAACCAATTTTTAAGCATGCTTATCGACTAATGCG
The nucleotide sequence above comes from Thalassotalea euphylliae. Encoded proteins:
- a CDS encoding SbcC/MukB-like Walker B domain-containing protein yields the protein MRILSLRFENLNSLKGHWFIDFSKEPFAGNGLFAITGPTGAGKTTILDAICLALYHQTPRLTISDKNNQLMTRHTASCLAEVEFEVKGQGYRAFWSQRRAKNAADGKLQPAKAELATLSGEILAEKLQAVRQKIAQLTGLDFGRFTKSMMLSQGQFAAFLNASANDRAELLEELTGTDIYGDISKTVFQEAKASEQALALLKAKLDGVELLSDEQAKSLQAELQSLNTVEKEQTKRVAKLQKDIQIRQQRTTLQDKQKQLDASQAELAAQKKQHADELTALAAAKPAIAIQDRYHTKQQLVEQSLHSQQQLTASESNLAQTEQQLAEQTALRASAQDKLTERQKKLKQRVARLNEQILPTLQNQQHMVEQQSDKQSAIKEKKSSLAKVEVLITDKKAEFDVLTAEHNNIQAYLTEHLYVKQLPSYLGRWQSDFNRLQTIEVEKQNTEQTIQELSAQQAEAEKADQQLSQTLENLAKEKAAFQVSLQALSQQRAETLAGISLPVLAEQPALPLTEASLQGFIQQLQQHQQGLNQLKLIAQQFANSNQSLHDKQQTNAELNQTISQQESSLTAKREEFKAAKHTLDLLEKVVAQQQTIKQLSDHRAELQPGQACPLCGATEHPAIAEYQALTSSAEEQQLSGQKNLVEQLKQQGIELKEQLHHQQRTLSQEQSQITALQQECHQLTEQWLHIVQQLDANIPSAVNQAHNAVNSSPNGSASNSVNESASVCSVAQIDGELESVQQQLSQTMNCQSALVSLTEQENNLQKQLVDIDQSIAQLNQSEAVNRQQASHRVAEQQKLSEQLSAVGAEAGQLWQGISEQVSQLELPMPRASEFSQWLLQLEQQIQDYQTQLTAAEQVQLSIQALEKSLIGYQQQQLAEQQQVTVLIEEGKGIDSQLQALAQQLQHLLGESTLEQEQQHIATEESAIADEQQQIEKAYNEAANAHQHAQGQHTSLAKQAQSLSEQVNLATAKWQEVLLASEFSDETAFINANMPAEEFTRLTALADELNVKEQQQSALAQEYQSQLASLPVEADSNISLSEMTEKLVKDETELKALQTKLAQLDFELQQDKKRRDEQQSLMADIAQQQIALNDISHLNGLIGSADGAKFRRFAQSLTLEYLVHLANKQLMRLHGRYQLTRQTNESLALEVVDTWQADLTRDTKTLSGGESFLVSLALALALSDLVSAKTQIDSLFLDEGFGTLDNDTLEVALDALDNLNAAGKMIGVISHIDTLKERIATQIKVEKISGLGVSKLASQFVYSPNQ
- a CDS encoding FKBP-type peptidyl-prolyl cis-trans isomerase, which gives rise to MQITKDKVVQFHYTMKDESGETVESSTGGDPMAYLHGHNNMIVGVENALADKSAGDSFTVTVEPQDAYGERQEDAVQRIPTKHLQGAKVWKPGMVAVVHTEQGQRQVTVLKVGRFMVTCDLNPPLAGKTLTFDLEVVDVREATEEEIEHGHAHGVGGHQH
- a CDS encoding DMT family transporter, translating into METWIAFTLLAAFMQAIRTAGQKQLSAQLSSLATAGVRYIFALPFAWLYLWWALNHYQVALPALNPTFLQYAIIASFAQLIGTACLVIAFQYRNFAVATSLAKTEAIQVAVIGALLFAAPLSGYGWLSVILGVVGVILLSKVKFNLKDILTNPGAGYGLASGLGLAITTLLIRESNLALGSHPMVNAAVTLVFLISAQSLLAGLYLLMRDASQFRKMVINWRLALFVGITSLLGSIGWFTAVSYQTAAYVKALGQVEFFITLVLTYRLFKEKTTPAEILGMLLIVVSVVVLLLLA